In one Musa acuminata AAA Group cultivar baxijiao chromosome BXJ2-5, Cavendish_Baxijiao_AAA, whole genome shotgun sequence genomic region, the following are encoded:
- the LOC135611615 gene encoding protein TRACHEARY ELEMENT DIFFERENTIATION-RELATED 7-like, with protein sequence MEKLPLTSVKLSFSHITPVFSPPDPPEVPPPPAPADPPPAPPPPVQEPPTPPPEPAPQLPPTPPPGVPPTPISPAPLVLPPAGTTSQSAHDVIIIAVFFSLGGLLFLAFFTAALICYVRKAKKKMAAKRQAVDVHQAAVRGPHRQQPAAPTAIDDDNEIHELMEEGRVIGETSLREPARDAIFEQWGRRR encoded by the coding sequence ATGGAAAAATTGCCACTCACAAGTGTGAAGCTCTCTTTTTCACATATAACGCCGGTCTTTAGTCCGCCAGATCCTCCAGAGGTGCCCCCGCCGCCCGCTCCCGCGGATCCCCCGCCAGCCCCCCCACCTCCGGTGCAAGAACCGCCAACCCCACCACCAGAGCCAGCGCCACAATTGCCGCCAACCCCACCGCCAGGAGTGCCACCTACGCCTATCAGTCCTGCACCACTGGTACTGCCGCCAGCAGGTACCACTTCACAGAGCGCGCACGACGTCATCATCATCGCCGTCTTCTTCTCCCTCGGCGGCCTTTTATTCCTAGCGTTCTTCACGGCGGCTCTGATTTGCTACGTCAGGAAGGCAAAGAAGAAGATGGCCGCCAAAAGACAAGCTGTGGATGTCCACCAGGCTGCAGTTCGAGGACCCCATCGCCAACAACCGGCAGCCCCGACGGCGATCGACGACGATAACGAAATCCATGAGCTGATGGAGGAGGGCCGGGTGATCGGTGAAACCTCACTCAGAGAGCCTGCGAGGGATGCAATATTCGAGCAGTGGGGCCGGCGGCGCTAG
- the LOC135611892 gene encoding protein TRACHEARY ELEMENT DIFFERENTIATION-RELATED 7A-like → MAFVPPRMPPRPFAPPPPKVSPSMPPPPNRQSPPPPSPSKQTPPPPPRRRPPPPPPPKKAPPPPPRRSPPPPPPPKQAPPPPPRRIAPPPPKLPPLQPPPAPVRPPPLVPPPPSPNHTVIIVVFVSLGGLLLLACLAAALFCCIKKRKKKMAAKSEDVDVADRVHVHETVVPGPHGQQLATRSIDEGIKVHEVIKKGAVTGEASLSEPASVKQRSSSRTGGAGPSVTSDRHFLEHKG, encoded by the coding sequence ATGGCCTTCGTCCCGCCTCGAATGCCACCGCGTCCATTTGCGCCACCTCCTCCAAAGGTATCCCCGTCTATGCCACCGCCGCCGAATCGCCAGAGCCCCCCACCTCCCTCACCTTCGAAGCAAACACCACCTCCACCACCTCGCCGCAGACCCCCGCCACCCCCACCTCCGAAGAAAGCGCCACCGCCACCACCTCGCCGCAGCCCCCCGCCACCCCCACCTCCGAAGCAagcgccaccaccaccgccaagaAGGATTGCCCCGCCTCCGCCGAAGCTGCCACCGCTACAGCCTCCTCCGGCACCGGTCCGCCCTCCACCACTGGTGCCGCCGCCACCGAGCCCGAACCACACCGTCATCATCGTCGTGTTCGTCTCCCTCGGCGGCCTTCTCCTCCTCGCATGCCTCGCTGCGGCACTGTTTTGCTGCatcaagaagagaaagaagaagatggcCGCCAAAAGCGAAGACGTGGACGTGGCGGACCGTGTGCATGTCCACGAGACTGTCGTTCCAGGACCCCATGGCCAACAACTGGCGACCCGGTCGATCGACGAAGGTATCAAAGTCCATGAGGTGATCAAGAAGGGCGCGGTGACCGGTGAAGCCTCACTTAGTGAGCCTGCATCGGTGAAACAACGTTCGAGCAGCAGGACCGGCGGCGCTGGCCCTTCTGTGACCAGTGACCGCCACTTTCTTGAGCACAAAGGCTAG
- the LOC103986517 gene encoding proline-rich receptor-like protein kinase PERK2: MGWGIPWIPRIPRLTRPPKIEPRPIREPLPPKPPQPPPVEKPQPLPPKKGPPPPPRDIVPPATSQPTPPSPRQPAATPTPPKGISPPLPRVPSFPRAPPLRLWPPRLSLNGPRDTAIVAGVASLGGLLLLAFFVALLVYCIVKRTTKKKNAKGKTVDMEAIETVHETAVPKPHGIDEHIVLQEMMRMAKMISEASRSEVEWKKQHWSGGNGGAGPSNADHHDVLEHKS, from the coding sequence ATGGGTTGGGGGATTCCATGGATACCAAGAATACCGCGCTTAACACGGCCTCCGAAGATAGAGCCACGGCCAATTCGTGAACCCTTACCTCCGAAGCCACCGCAGCCACCCCCGGTGGAAAAGCCACAACCCCTACCTCCTAAGAAAGGTCCGCCACCTCCACCTCGGGATATAGTGCCGCCAGCCACATCGCAGCCAACACCCCCATCTCCGCGGCAACCGGCGGCAACCCCAACTCCGCCCAAAGGAATCTCCCCGCCTTTACCAAGAGTGCCATCGTTCCCGCGGGCTCCACCACTGAGGCTGTGGCCACCCCGCCTCAGTCTAAATGGCCCGCGTGACACCGCCATCGTCGCCGGGGTCGCCTCTCTCGGCGGCCTTTTACTCCTCGCGTTCTTCGTGGCGCTCCTGGTTTACTGCATCGTGAAGAgaacgacgaagaagaagaacgcCAAAGGCAAAACTGTGGACATGGAGGCCATTGAGACTGTACACGAGACTGCAGTTCCAAAACCCCATGGCATCGACGAACATATCGTATTGCAGGAGATGATGAGGATGGCCAAGATGATCAGTGAAGCCTCACGCAGTGAGGTCGAGTGGAAGAAACAACATTGGAGTGGCGGGAATGGCGGAGCCGGCCCTTCTAACGCCGATCACCACGACGTTCTCGAGCACAAAAGCTAG
- the LOC103986516 gene encoding transcriptional corepressor SEUSS-like, whose amino-acid sequence MVRSGAPRPGKRSRSIPPSPLRRNSGRPVGNHAESAPSRQHTSSLVTPSPNLDTSSNMSFLNDTSTVSSLPDHSSGGGRPVAAGGLMATSRNFQQQSGGGGALDVLGPAKFDPRAFTSTSPTAQGQQPHNLYSSRMSLDHSQPDQLNMMQNYQGSSSMPHMQRQTELREGLGNFGSAAFVNMEPQNGPLQHSQSPCHTGTVNLEPHQVHSGRGLGPGKMESEHSYSALFLQQQQEQQLFKKPRPRPKAAYEHISMQQQQLLQMPGPPLQAASAQISPQQQQILRSIPQQQDQLQAVEPKVKSTLYEPGICARHLTHYMYRKQHRPHDNNIGFWRELVAEYFTPNAKRRWCVSLYENGPQTTGVFPQDIWQCEICNRKPARGVVTNVEVLPRLLQIKYASGILEELLYVDMPQEYQNAAGQIVLQYAKAVQESVFEQLRVAREGHLRIVFSPELKICSWEFCARHHEEFIPRRLFMPQVNRLNALVQEYQNSVQNSTFGLSAWELERTCKLLMETAGQLVKALEVPVVNDLANKKCYLRCLQILEVLDSMKDLIDYSIQTGTGPIDSLINFPKRTASSSVLHSQQVQQPDVQQTIPQYTSQCDQTSAYATGVQLLSASGSLTSVANTLNNLPSTCTTTTTAGLRQNSLNSRQDNRSSNVNGPHTGNTVPIPPASSISLRQSQPNVFPRTPSSIPSTSNNFLTSSDNIGHLDSVNSPVIASTMKQPLTESQEDDPTESPSVDRTLQEMMTSQRTGVSSLGHQGVSGTGSGITGEIRPLKTAGTSRGEMAKNTVAMNEQAGINYRSNDPSDVIHQQQEDMNRLFDGLEPLDNFDILQLIQELSQ is encoded by the exons ATGGTGCGCTCAGGCGCTCCTCGTCCAGGTAAACGAAGCCGATCTATTCCCCCTTCTCCCCTGAGAAGAAACTCCGGGAGGCCGGTTGGAAACCATGCTGAATCTGCCCCTTCTCGGCAGCATACCTCTTCTTTGGTTACTCCTAGCCCCAACTTAGACACCAGCAGCAACATGAGTTTCTTGAATGATACCTCAACTGTGTCTTCACTCCCTGATCACTCATCTGGAGGCGGTCGGCCTGTGGCAGCCGGTGGGCTCATGGCCACATCGAGGAATTTCCAACAGCAAAGTGGCGGCGGAGGTGCACTGGATGTGCTAGGCCCTGCAAAGTTTGATCCTCGTGCGTTCACTTCGACTTCTCCCACAGCTCAGGGGCAACAGCCCCACAATCTCTATTCTAGTCGGATGTCTTTGGATCATTCACAGCCTGATCAGCTCAATATGATGCAGAATTATCAAGGATCATCCTCAATGCCTCACATGCAGAGGCAAACAGAGCTCAGGGAAGGGTTGGGAAATTTTGGCAGCGCCGCATTTGTTAACATGGAGCCTCAAAATGGTCCGCTACAGCATTCTCAGTCTCCGTGCCACACTGGTACTGTGAATTTGGAACCACACCAGGTGCACTCCGGTAGAGGCTTGGGCCCTGGTAAAATGGAAAGTGAACATTCTTATTCGGCACTGTTCCTGCAACAGCAGCAGGAGCAGCAGTTGTTTAAAAAGCCTAGGCCACGTCCAAAGGCAGCATATGAACATATTAGTATGCAGCAGCAACAGTTGCTTCAAATGCCTGGTCCACCTTTACAGGCAGCATCTGCACAGATTAGTCCACAGCAGCAGCAGATCCTTAGAAGCATACCTCAGCAACAAGACCAGTTGCAAGCTGTAGAACCTAAAGTAAAATCCACTCTGTATGAGCCTGGAATCTGTGCTCGACATTTGACCCATTACATGTATCGAAAGCAGCATAGGCCACAT GATAACAATATTGGGTTTTGGAGGGAACTTGTTGCTGAATACTTCACTCCTAATGCCAAGAGGAGGTGGTGTGTTTCTCTCTATGAAAATGGACCCCAAACTACTGGCGTTTTTCCTCAG GATATATGGCAATGTGAAATATGTAATCGCAAACCTGCTCGTGGCGTTG TGACAAATGTCGAAGTTCTACCAAGGCTATTACAAATCAAGTATGCTAGTGGTATTTTGGAGGAACTACTCTATGTTGATATGCCTCAAGAATATCAAAATGCAGCAGGTCAGATTGTCCTTCAATATGCTAAAGCAGTTCAGGAGAGTGTGTTTGAGCAGTTAAGGGTGGCACGTGAAGGTCACCTAAGGATTGTTTTCTCTCCTGAGCTGAAG ATATGTTCCTGGGAATTTTGTGCTAGACATCATGAGGAGTTTATTCCTCGACGACTATTCATGCCTCAG GTAAATCGACTTAATGCCCTGGTTCAGGAATATCAGAATTCGGTGCAAAACTCAACTTTTGGTTTATCAGCTTGGGAATTAGAACGTACCTGTAAATT ACTTATGGAAACTGCTGGTCAATTGGTTAAGGCTTTGGAGGTGCCAGTGGTAAATGATTTGGCCAACAAGAAGTGTTATCTTCGTTGCCTTCAG atTTTGGAGGTGCTCGACAGCATGAAAGATCTGATTGATTATAGCATACAAACAGGGACTGGCCCTATAG ATAGTTTGATCAACTTCCCGAAGAGGACTGCTTCTTCTTCGGTGCTCCATTCTCAACAAGTCCAACAACCTGATGTTCAGCAAACAATTCCCCAATATACAAGCCAATGTGATCAGACATCTGCTTATGCAACTGGTGTGCAGCTTTTATCAGCTAGTGGTAGTCTAACGAGTGTTGCTAATACCCTTAACAATTTACCTTCCACCTGTACCACAACTACCACCGCTGGACTCCGTCAGAACTCTTTGAACTCAAGGCAGGACAACCGGAGTAGCAATGTAAATGGTCCACATACTGGGAACACTGTTCCGATACCACCAGCTAGCTCCATTTCATTGCGTCAGTCGCAGCCTAATGTTTTTCCTCGCACTCCATCTTCCATACCCTCCACGTCGAACAATTTCCTCACTTCCTCTGATAACATTGGTCACCTAGACTCTGTTAATTCACCTGTGATAGCGTCTACCATGAAACAGCCATTAACAGAGTCTCAAGAAGATGATCCAACTGAAAGCCCTAGTGTTGATCGGACATTACAAGAGATGATGACCTCTCAGCGCACTGGTGTTAGCTCCCTTGGCCATCAGGGCGTCAGTGGAACAGGATCAGGAATCACTGGTGAAATTAGACCATTGAAAACTGCTGGAACATCAAGAGGAGAAATGGCAAAAAACACTGTGGCTATGAATGAACAGGCTGGGATAAACTACAGGTCAAATGATCCATCCGATGTGATCCATCAGCAGCAGGAGGATATGAACAGGCTTTTTGATGGCCTTGAACCACTCGACAACTTCGACATTCTTCAATTAATTCAGGAACTCTCCCAATGA